The sequence CCCAGGGCGACGGGCTCTGGATCAAGAATGCGGCCGAGGAAGATCGCCTCGTGGAGGCGCTGCGCAAGGGCGCGGACGCCGTGGTGAAGGGCGTCTCCGCCAAGGGCACCGAGACCATCGACACCTTCCCGCTGAAGGGTCTGGCGCAGGCGCTGGATAAGCTGGCGCAGGAGTGCCGGCGCTAAAGACGGGTCGCAATTGCCCGGTATTGGCTCTATATAGCGGGTTACGGAGCCCAGGTTCCGTCACGCCCGGCCCTGTGCCGCTGCAATTTCCCGAGACACGTATCGATATGACTATGACCGAAGCGACCGGCGTCCTCGAAAAGACAGCCATTGAAACCTACGTGCCGCCGGCCAAGCCGTCGCTGGTCGGGCTGTCGCGCGAGGAACTGGCCGAACGTCTCGGCGAGATCGGCGTCGCGTCAGGCCAGCGCAAGATGCGCGTGCAGCAGTTGTGGCACTGGATGTATGTGCGCGGCGCGCAGACCTTCGCCGACATGACTAACGTGTCGAAGGACATGCGCGCGCAGCTCGAACAGCATTTCACCGTGGACCGGCCCGAAGTCGTCGCCGAGCAAATCTCCAACGACGGCACCCGCAAGTGGCTGCTGCGCCTGCCAGGCGATGCCGCCGGGCGCGCGCACGAGGTCGAGTGCGTCTACATTCCTGAAACCGACCGCGGCACGTTGTGTGTGTCGTCGCAGGTCGGCTGCACGCTCAACTGTTCATTCTGCCACACCGGCACCCAGCGGCTGGTGCGCAATCTCACCGCCGGTGAAATTCTCGGGCAGGTGATGGTGGCGCGGGATCGTCTGAATGACTGGATCGACCGCGAGACGCCGAACGGTAATCGCCTCGTCACCAACGTCGTGATGATGGGCATGGGCGAGCCGCTGTACAATTTCGATGCGGTGCGCGACGCGCTGCTGATTGTTTCAGATAACGAAGGCATCGGCATTTCCCGCCGCCGCATCACGCTCTCGACCTCCGGCGTGGTGCCGAACATCGCGCGCACGGGAGATGAAATCGGCGTGATGCTGGCGATCTCGCTGCATGCGGTGCGCGATGAGCTGCGCAACGAGCTGGTGCCGCTGAACAAGAAATATCCGATCAAGGAACTGCTGGACGCCTGCCGCGCCTATCCCGGTTCGTCGAACTCGCGCCGCATCACGTTTGAATACGTCATGCTGAAGGGCGTCAACGACTCGCTCGACGATGCCAAGTTGCTGGTCAAGCTGCTCAAGGGTATTCCCGCCAAGATCAATCTGATTCCGTTCAATCCGTGGCCGGGCACGAAATATGAATGCTCGGACTGGGACCAGATCGAGAAGTTCTCCGAATATGTCTTCAATGCGGGTTATTCGTCGCCGGTGCGCACGCCGCGCGGACGAGATATTCTGGCCGCCTGTGGACAGCTGAAATCGGAAACTGAGAAGCTGTCGGCGCGCGAACGTCAGGCGCTGCGCGCGATGGCGATGACGGATTGAAGTGGATGGGCCTTGCTCGCAACTTGCTCCGTCGTCATGGCCGGGCTTGTCCCGGCCATCCACGTCTTGGGCTACGGACGCAAGAAAGGCGCGGATGCCCGGCATAAAGCCGGGCATGACGAACGAGAGAATTGTGCTCGTTGTTGAGATGCTAAAGTGACGGACTGACTCATGGCTTTGATCGGACGATTGTTCGCGGTGTTCTTCGGTTTCCTCGCCGCATGCATTGTTGCGAGCATCGTGGTGCTGTGGGCACTGTTCTTTCCGGAGGTGAGCGACATGTCGCTCGATGTCGATCAGGGCGCGATCAACATGGTGCTTGGATTCGGCTTTATCCTGGTGAGCGGATTCGCGCTGCTGCCGGCGGCGATCATCGCGCTGATCACCGAGGCGTTTTCGATCCGGCACATTCTGGCCTATGCGGTCGGCGGCGGCCTCGCCGGCCTGTTCTGTTATCTCGGTTTCATTCCGTTCGACACCGTGAACATGACATTCAACGGTATCGTGCGGCGGCATCTGGAAGTGATGGTCGGCGCGGGCGTTCTCGGCGGCGTGGTGTACTGGCTGATCGCCGGGCGCAATGCCGGCGGCTGGCGCGCCACCACGGCCGCGCCGCCGCCATTGCCGCCGCTCCCGCGCTAACGTTAACGCGGCGATGCGCCGCTTTTCATCGATGATCCCCTCGGCTAAACACCGGCCATGAACCGCACCGGCCTTATCATCGCGCTCGCGATCTCGCTTGCTTTCGGCTTGCTGTTCGGGCTTTACCCCGAACTCGATCTGAAGGTTTCCGCGTTTTTCTACAACGCAGCCACCAGGACATTTCCGATGAAGGACGTGACATGGGCGGCGTTTTTTCGTGATGCCGCGATGTGGATCGCGTGGGGATTCGTGGTGCCGTCGATCGTGGCCCTGATCGTCAAGCTGATCCGTCCGGTGAAGCCGCTGATCATGTCGGGCCGTGCCATGGTGTTTCTGATCGTCACCATGCTGCTCTGCGCCGTGGTTCTGTCCAATGTTGTGTTCAAGGGATATTGGGGCCGGCCGCGTCCGGTGCTGGTGACGGAGTTCAACGGCAAGCTCGAGTTCAAGCCGTGGTGGGACCCGCGCGGTGCCTGCCCGACGAATTGCTCGTTCTTCTCCGGCGAAGGCGCCACCGCGTTCTGGACCTATGCCCCCGCGGCGCTGGCGCCGCCGGCGTGGCGCCCGCTGGCCTATGTCGCTGCCACGGCCTTCGGCATTTTGACCGGCGGTCTGCGCATGTCGTTCGGCGGACACTTCTTCACCGACGTGCTGTTCTCCGGCACCGTCTCGTTCATCGTGATCTGGCTGGCCTATGCCCTGATCTATCGCTGGCCGTCGACGCGGCTCACCGATTACGGCATTGACGCGTGGCTGACGCGCTTCGGCTGGCCGGGCTACCGCTGGCGGCAGAAGCTGCTCGGCCGCGATGTCGGGGATTCGCCGCGCATGAGGCCGGTGGCGGAGGACGCCGCTGGCGAGACCGGCGCGCCGGTGCTGCGGCCTTAGCGCTCCATCGTCGTCCCTGCCGGGCCTTCCCATCACGCCTCAATCTTTCTATACCGGCACGTCAGCCGCCAATAGACGCGTTCCCGGCCGCGCGAGGTTTGTTCGTCGCGCATCCAGACCGCCACACAAAACTGCCCGAATGGACGTTCGATGACGACGATTCTGAAGAGCCTTCCCAAAGGAGAAAATGTCGGCATCGCTTTCTCGGGCGGGCTCGACACCAGCGCGGCGCTGCTTTGGATGAAGCAGAAGGGCGCGCGCGTCTTTGCCTATACGGCCAATCTCGGCCAGCCTGACGAGGCCGACTACGACGAGATTCCGCGTAAAGCGCGTGAGTTCGGCGCCGAGAAGGCGCGCCTCGTGGATTGCCGCACGCAACTGGTTCACGAAGGAATTGCCGCGATTCAATCCGGCGCGTTCCACGTCTCGACCGGCGGCATCGCCTACTTCAACACCACGCCGCTCGGCCGCGCCGTGACCGGCACGATGCTGGTCTCCGCCATGAAGGAAGACGGCGTCAACATCTGGGGCGACGGCTCGACCTACAAGGGCAACGATATCGAGCGGTTCTATCGCTACGGCCTGCTGACCAATCCGCAGCTGAAGATTTACAAGCCCTGGCTCGATCAGCTGTTCATCGACGAACTGGGCGGCCGCGCGGAAATGTCGGCGTTCATGACCGCGCATGGTTTCGCCTACAAGATGAGCGCCGAGAAGGCGTATTCGACCGACAGCAATATTCTCGGCGCGACGCACGAAGCCAAGGATCTCGAACATCTCGACAGCGGCATCAAGATCGTCAATCCGATCATGGGCGTTCCGTTCTGGCGTGACGACTGCGCCGTCAAGGCCGAAAAGGTCTCGGTGCGATTTGTCGAAGGTCAGCCGGTTGCGCTGAACGGCAAGACCTTTAGCGATCCTGTCGCGCTGTTCCTCGAGGCCAATGCCGTCGGCGGACGGCATGGCCTCGGCATGAGCGACCAGATCGAGAACCGGATCATCGAGGCGAAGAGCCGCGGTATCTACGAGGCGCCGGCCATGGCGCTGCTTCACATCGCCTATGAGCGTCTGGTCACCGGCATTCACAACGAAGACACCATCGAGCAATACCGGATCAGCGGCATGCGGCTTGGCCGCTTGCTCTATCAGGGGCGCTGGTTCGACTCTCAGGCCTTGATGCTGCGCGAAACCGCGCAGCGCTGGGTGGCGCGCGCGATCACCGGCGAGGTGACGCTCGAACTGCGCCGCGGCAATGACTACTCGATCCTCAACACCGAGAGTCCCAATCTGACCTATGCGCCGGAGCGGCTGAGCATGGAGAAGGTCGAGGATGCGCCGTTCACGCCGGCCGATCGCATCGGTCAGTTGACCATGCGCAACCTCGATATTTCCGATACGCGCGGCAAGCTCAATCTCTATACCAAGACCGGCTTGCTGTCGGCCGGCGAGGGCTCGCACATCCCGAAGCTCGATAACGACAAGAGCTGACACGCGGCTCAAATCGGAAGCGGGAGTGCACATGGGCTGGGAGCACATTGCTGCGGACGGCGAGATCTTCACGCCGCATCGATATCCGAACGGACTCTTCCGTGTGGCCGATCCCGCTTTGGGTGACGTCAAGCATCACGCCAAGAATCAGCTTTCGGTCCGGGAGGACCAGATCGAGGGCTATTTGCAGAAGGGTTTCCTGCTGCGCATGAAAGGCGATGTTGCGGGTAAAGTGGTTCTCATCGCGCCGGATGACATCAAGCGGACCTGAGAAGGCTTGCGCGTTGTATCTGCGATGACGCGTTTCCTCGCGTCACGCCTGCACCGGTGAAAACACCAGCTTCACGAAACTGCGGAACACCAGAATCTGCCGCTCGAGGCGGCGCGGATCGTTCAATGTCTTCGACATGATGATGCCGCCGTCGACGATGCATGACATGGTGTCGGCGAGATCGCCGAGATCGATCGGCTCGCGCGGCGGATGCACCGCCGCGATGCCGTCGAAGATCGCGCGGAAGCGCGCATTCCAGCTCCGCACCGAGTCGGCCGTGAGATCGCGCACCTCGCGGTCGAACAGCCGCTCCTGATAGCAGATGCTCGCGATCAGGCAGCCGGGATGGCCGTTCGGCAGATCGGCCATGATCTCCGCGAGCAGTTTCAGCGAAATCAGAAACGCCTGCAGCGGATCGTCGGACAGTTCAGCACCGCGCGCGAAGATGTCGTCAAACATCCTGTCGTTGGTATCGACATAGCGGCGCACCATTTCGCGGGCCAGCGCGTTCTTGTCCCTGAAGTGATAGAAGAAGCCGCTCTTGGTCAGCCCGGCTTCGGCAATCACCTCGTCGATGGATGTGGCGCCGAAGCCTTTGGCCAGCACGGCGGACTCGGCGATTTCAAGAATGCGCTCGCGTGTCGCTTCGCCCTTTCCCATCCGCGCCTCCGGTCAAATCAGCAACAAGACCTGCAATAAAACTGTACCGCCGGTACGGTTTTGCGCGCGCGCATCGTCGCGCGCCCCGCCGGCCGGTCGATCAAACATCTGATTTTATAGCACTTCGGGGCGGCGGCTTCAGCCGTACCATAAGGATTCTAGCCGCCCGCGACATCTTGCGGCATCTCTCCAGCCCAATCGACCGAGCCGTCGTCCGACGAACGGACCGGACAAGCTGGAGATATGCGATGGCCAAATATCGGAACGACCTGCCGCAGCGCCGTGGCGGGACTTTTCTCACCGACGGCGGCATGGAAACGACGCTGATCTTTCACGAGGGGGTCGAGCTGCCGCACTTCGCCTCGTTCGTGCTGATGGATACGGCGCAGGGCCGCGCGCTGCTGGCGAAGTATTACGAGTCCTATCTCGCCATCGCCCGCCAGCGCGGCGTGGGCTTCGTGCTCGACAGCCCCACCTGGCGCGCCAATCCGGACTGGGGCGCCAAGCTCGGCTACGGTGCCGATGCGCTGAAGGCGGTCAATATGAGCTCCATCGCCTTTCTCAAGGGCCTGCGTGCAAAATGGGAGAGCGCGGAGATGCCTTGCGTCATCAGCGGCGCGATCGGACCGCGCGGCGACGGCTACAAGGCGGGCAACATGGAGGCAGATGAGGCCGAGGCCTATCATGCCCCGCAGATCGAAGCCTTCGCCGAGGCCGGCGCGGACATGACGACGGCGTTCACGCTCAACACCATCAACGAGGCCATTGGCGTCGCGCGCGCGGCCCGCAACGCCGGTCTGCCCTGCGCCCTTTCGTTCACGGTGGAAACCGACGGCCGTCTCGTCAATGGCGAGAGCCTGTGCGAAGCCATCGAGACGGTGGACCGCGAGACGCAGAACGCGCCGGAATATTTCATGGTCAACTGCGCCCACCCGGTCCATTTCGAGCAGGCGTTGCAGGCGGGCGAAGCCTGGGTGGCACGCGTCCATGGCGTCCGCGCCAATGCGTCGACCAAGAGCCACGCCGAACTCGACGAGTCCGAGACGCTCGATGCCGGCGATCCGCTCGATCTCGGTGAGCGCTACCGCGCGCTGCGCCGCTCGTTTCCGGGGATGCGCATTCTCGGCGGCTGCTGCGGCACGGACCATCGCCATGTCGCGGCCATCTGCGAGGCCTGCATTCCGCCGCGTGCGCTCAGCGCTTGAGGCGGGATGCGGACCGCGTGTGAGAGAACAAAAGGAAATTGAAGAATGCGTGTGTCATTTCATGCCGGATCGCCCGGCGCGATCCCGTCCGGTTACCGCATCGCTGCGGCGATCCTGCTGCGGCGGATTGGACGCGCGATCGACAACTGGGTCGCCGGAATCATCGCCCGCCGCGAGCGGGAAGTCGTAAGCTCGATGCTTCATGGCTTCAGCGATACCGCTTCGCCTCCGCGCGGGCCGCTTATCGCAGTTGAACCGCTTCGCGCTTTTTGCAGGTCCATGTTCGCGCTTCGGATGACATCGGGCGGCTGAAGTTTGCGCCGATACTCGCCAGGACCCAGACCGGCATATCTGCGAAACAGCCGGCGGAACGACGCCGCGTCCTCGTAGCCGACTTCGCGGCCCACGGCCTCGACAGCCATATCGCTCGTCTCCAGAATCTGTTTTGCCTCCTCGATTCTCAAAGCCTGGATATAGGCTAGCGGCGAATAGCCGGTC is a genomic window of Bradyrhizobium sp. G127 containing:
- the rlmN gene encoding 23S rRNA (adenine(2503)-C(2))-methyltransferase RlmN, which codes for MTMTEATGVLEKTAIETYVPPAKPSLVGLSREELAERLGEIGVASGQRKMRVQQLWHWMYVRGAQTFADMTNVSKDMRAQLEQHFTVDRPEVVAEQISNDGTRKWLLRLPGDAAGRAHEVECVYIPETDRGTLCVSSQVGCTLNCSFCHTGTQRLVRNLTAGEILGQVMVARDRLNDWIDRETPNGNRLVTNVVMMGMGEPLYNFDAVRDALLIVSDNEGIGISRRRITLSTSGVVPNIARTGDEIGVMLAISLHAVRDELRNELVPLNKKYPIKELLDACRAYPGSSNSRRITFEYVMLKGVNDSLDDAKLLVKLLKGIPAKINLIPFNPWPGTKYECSDWDQIEKFSEYVFNAGYSSPVRTPRGRDILAACGQLKSETEKLSARERQALRAMAMTD
- a CDS encoding phosphatase PAP2 family protein, with translation MNRTGLIIALAISLAFGLLFGLYPELDLKVSAFFYNAATRTFPMKDVTWAAFFRDAAMWIAWGFVVPSIVALIVKLIRPVKPLIMSGRAMVFLIVTMLLCAVVLSNVVFKGYWGRPRPVLVTEFNGKLEFKPWWDPRGACPTNCSFFSGEGATAFWTYAPAALAPPAWRPLAYVAATAFGILTGGLRMSFGGHFFTDVLFSGTVSFIVIWLAYALIYRWPSTRLTDYGIDAWLTRFGWPGYRWRQKLLGRDVGDSPRMRPVAEDAAGETGAPVLRP
- the argG gene encoding argininosuccinate synthase, with product MTTILKSLPKGENVGIAFSGGLDTSAALLWMKQKGARVFAYTANLGQPDEADYDEIPRKAREFGAEKARLVDCRTQLVHEGIAAIQSGAFHVSTGGIAYFNTTPLGRAVTGTMLVSAMKEDGVNIWGDGSTYKGNDIERFYRYGLLTNPQLKIYKPWLDQLFIDELGGRAEMSAFMTAHGFAYKMSAEKAYSTDSNILGATHEAKDLEHLDSGIKIVNPIMGVPFWRDDCAVKAEKVSVRFVEGQPVALNGKTFSDPVALFLEANAVGGRHGLGMSDQIENRIIEAKSRGIYEAPAMALLHIAYERLVTGIHNEDTIEQYRISGMRLGRLLYQGRWFDSQALMLRETAQRWVARAITGEVTLELRRGNDYSILNTESPNLTYAPERLSMEKVEDAPFTPADRIGQLTMRNLDISDTRGKLNLYTKTGLLSAGEGSHIPKLDNDKS
- a CDS encoding TetR/AcrR family transcriptional regulator, which gives rise to MGKGEATRERILEIAESAVLAKGFGATSIDEVIAEAGLTKSGFFYHFRDKNALAREMVRRYVDTNDRMFDDIFARGAELSDDPLQAFLISLKLLAEIMADLPNGHPGCLIASICYQERLFDREVRDLTADSVRSWNARFRAIFDGIAAVHPPREPIDLGDLADTMSCIVDGGIIMSKTLNDPRRLERQILVFRSFVKLVFSPVQA
- a CDS encoding homocysteine S-methyltransferase family protein, which encodes MAKYRNDLPQRRGGTFLTDGGMETTLIFHEGVELPHFASFVLMDTAQGRALLAKYYESYLAIARQRGVGFVLDSPTWRANPDWGAKLGYGADALKAVNMSSIAFLKGLRAKWESAEMPCVISGAIGPRGDGYKAGNMEADEAEAYHAPQIEAFAEAGADMTTAFTLNTINEAIGVARAARNAGLPCALSFTVETDGRLVNGESLCEAIETVDRETQNAPEYFMVNCAHPVHFEQALQAGEAWVARVHGVRANASTKSHAELDESETLDAGDPLDLGERYRALRRSFPGMRILGGCCGTDHRHVAAICEACIPPRALSA